The Desulfobotulus pelophilus genomic interval TTCCCACTCCCGATGAAAAATGATGCTGCAATGCACGGATCTAATGGTGTGGCAGGTTTGGTTCCCACTTTACGGTAATGGAAGAGCCCTGCAAGTATGAAATTCAATAAAGGGAACAGACGGTCCTTTCAGGGGAACAGGCAGTCTGAATTTAACCATTGGAGGGGGTTTTGATGGCATGATTTCCGGTGTTGCATTGCGGGGTGGTTTCGGAATCGGCAAAGAAGCTTCCGGCCTCCGATGTTTTGCAACGAGCGGCTGTTTCAAAGAGTGTGAGAACATACGGCAGGTAGTATCTTCCAACGGGGACCATGGCTGGATTTGTTGTATCCAGAATCAGCACAAACCGTTTTTCTCCGTCCCTTTTCAGTCTTCGGACCCAGCGTCGGTGGACCACAAACTGGCGGTGAACCCGCAAGAAACTTTCCGGCGGCAGGCGACCGGCCACGGACTTGAGCAGCTCCGGTGTTTCAAAAATTTCCGTATCCGTATGAATACGGGTTCGTTTGCCCGCAGAGCTCAGATAGAGGATATCCCGAAGGGCGACCAGATAGTTTTGGCGATCCGACCGGAAAGCAAGGCTAAGGGTGTTCACAGAATCATGCTGGAATTTTTCATTTCGGATAAAAATGAGACTTCGTTCGATGGCCCGGTCGAAGCGGCTTCTGGAAAAAGGCTTCAGGAGGTAGTCCACGGCACCCATTTCAAAGGCGCGGAGGGCATAGCGGTCATGGGCTGTAACAAAAATAACATGACCCCGCCCGGCCGTCCGGCTCAGAACCTCGATACCAGAGCAACCGGGGAGGCGGATATCCAGCAGAATCAGGTCGAACCGGCGGGCAGCAAGGGCCTCAATGGCTTTTTCCCCACTTCGGGCAACGGATATGCTTGTAAATTCAGTTCGATGTGTGAGAAAGCTCTGGATGAGATGAATGGACTGCAGTTCGTCCTCTACAATGAGAACAGAAAGGGTATTGAGTGCGCCGGGCATCTGAAAGTCTCCTTGGGGGTCCCGGTTTCACCGATTAGCTACTTTCATGTTGGTTTGGTTTGTGCGCGCCAGTGATTGTCTGGTTTTTTTGATGGGTGTGGATTGGATAGCAAAATCGTAGCATGATAATAGAATTTTAGCGGAAGTCACAGAATAAAGCGTGGAGGGTACGATTCTTCTTTTGACGCGTTTTTCGTAAGCCTGTGGCAGGAACCTTCTGTCTGTTCGGATTGTTTTTCTGCCCGCATTATCCATGAGAGCAGGGTGTTATGGTGAAAAATGCAATAGGGAGGGCGGAGGCATACTATGCAGGCACGGCAATTTTGGAAGGGTTTTACCGACGGTGATGGCTATAGTATGGTGTTGTATTTTGGGATGATAGTGGGATAAGATTCATGGTGTCTGAATGGTTCTGGCTGGTACGCTGCCATTGGCTGCTCAGAATCTGTCCGGTTACGTATCAAACAATGCGTTGTGATCTTTCATCAAAGAAAGGGTGTTATATGGAGCGTTTTGTTTTTAACAAATTCCGCCAGTTTTTTTTGTTACTGGTGGGTACGTTTTTGATTTTTGGTGTTGTGGGTCCGGTTCCTTCCGCCCATGCTGCAGGAAAAGTTGTGATTGCCAATGGAGACTGGGCTCCCTATCAGGGTAAAGACCTTGACGGCGGAGGACCGGCCTCCCGGATTGTGCAGGAAGCCTTTAGAAGTCAGGGTTGGGAGGTGGAGTTCCGGTATTTGCCATGGGCAAGGGGCCTGAATCTTACTCAGGAAGGACAGCTGGATGCCACCATGCTGTACAGTTACAATGAGGACAGGGGCAGGTCGTTTATATACAGTGATCCTATTATCAGTCTGGACACCGTTGTTTTCTCCCGCAAAGCCGATCCTGTTAACTGGCAGAAGCCCGAAGATCTGAAGGGGATTACCCTTGGTGCCGTGCTGGAGTACGACTATGGCTTTGTTTCGGAAGCGAATGGTTATACTTTGGACAGGGTTGCCTCCAATGAATTCAATTACCGGAAACTGGCCGCTGGTCGTATCGCGGCTCTTCTGGAAGAACGGGTGGTCGGTCTGGCCACCATTGAGCGGGAAGGTTTGCAAGGGGCAATCACCTTGAATCCCAAGCCTGTGAAGAGTGTTCCCTATCATCTGATTGTTTCCAGGAGTCATCCCGGGGCAGAAAAAATCATGGCCGTATTTAATGAAGGGTTAGCACAGCTCAGGGCAGAGGGTCGTCTGGATGCCCTGCTACAGATGGCACCGTAAGGAGCTGCAGGCCAGTTTGTCGTAGAGTCAGCGTCTTCAGGTTGTTATTCCAGCCTGAAGGCGCTTTTTTTGTCTGTCTCCGTTTTTTTTGAACCGCAGGAAAAGTTCTGTTTGTGCTGGCGCTGAAATTCCGATGGATGAGGTAAGTTGAAAATATCGGACACCAAAGTTATCATCCAACCAGAACGGAGGTGTCTGAATGGCAAAAAACGCAACGAACGGTCGCTATTCGAAAGAATTCCGGCATGAAGCCGTGAAAATGATTATCGAAGACGGTCTGACCGCATAGGAAGCATCGCGTCAGCTTTCCCTGCCCAAGTCAACCCTGGAAAATTGGGTTGACTTGGGCATCAAAGCATTTTAGCCGTCTGTCGTTTTTTAAAAAATTGTTTCTCGTAATCAACAGATGAGGGATAGCCTCGTTACTCTTGCCGTTTTTGCTGGCTGAAAAAGATTTCCTGCCTCAGTTTTCCAGCGGTCGGAAATACTTGAACCGGAAAGCTTACTTTTTTTCCTCAGTGCGGCGATTCGTTTTGAGAAGAGCTCCTTTGGCTATGGGGGAGTCTCCCTGTGCTGCGGGATTTTCCCCTGAGCTTGGACGCGGACGGGTTGTATGCGGATCTCTGGAGGGAGCAGCAGCGTTCCGGCGGGTGGAAGCTTAAGGGCGAAGCACTCCTGTCTGCCGGATGAAGGAAGCAGAGCATGGTTTTCCTGAACCGTCCCATGGCGCAAACCAGAGGCTTTGCTGGGATTTTGCCAAAAGAGTTCCTGTATCTTGAATCGGGTACAGGCCGTTTCGGGGTACGGCATGAGGCGGCTCTGATACAGGGCCGCATGCGGATGCGGGTGCCGATGACAAGGTGTGGCCACATTGCCACTGTATGGTTTGTCTCCGGATTGTCAGATACGGAAGTCCCCGCTGAGACTGTCTGCACAGGCAGTCAAAAAAACAAAAATGAAAAAGGCCTGCTGTTTTAGTGGGTCTTTTTTTCGTTTTTGTATGGCAGCTGTTGTTATCTGTGGGGTTCGGATGGATCCGATGGGGTGGATTGCATAGATTTGTATATCTGCATATTTAGATATTTTATAATTCCCCTTTTCAATCGGAGGAAAAAGGACTATGGGTTAAGCAAATGATAATCTCTTTTCTATGGAGTGATGAAGTAAATGCTGGAAACAAAAGAAAAAAATGCAGTTCAAGGTATGCTTGCCCTCGTTCCTCTCTTAGTCTTTATTCTGATTTTTTTAGGAAGTGGGATATTTTTTCATGTGAGCGGAATCGATTTTGCTTTTTATCAGATTTCGGCCCCCGTTGCCATTCTGCCCGCCATCATTCTTGCCGTTATTCTGAGCCGTCAGCGCCTTGAAAAAACCATCGATTCTTTTTTGCGGGGTATCGGTGACACCAATATCATGGCCATGTGCATGATTTATCTTCTCGCAGGGGCATTCAGCTATGTGGCCAAAGAAACGGGCGGAGTGGATGCCACGGTGAATTTTGCTCTGGATATTATTCCGTCGGCATTGATACTGCCCGGTATTTTTATGGTGGGTGCCTTTATTTCAACGGCCATGGGAACATCCATGGGGACCATTGCTGCCGTTGCTCCCATAGCCTATGGCATTGCCCAGCAGACGGGTATTCCACTGCCTCTTATGGCAGGAACGGTTCTTGGCGGGGCCATGTTCGGGGATAATCTCTCCATCATTTCGGATACCACCATTGCTGCCACAAGGACCCAGGGCTGCAGCATGAAAGATAAGTTCAGGATGAACGTGTTCATTGCCCTGCCTGCCGCACTGATCACCATACTGTATCTTTTTTTAGCCAAATCCGGTCTTTCCGCCGAAGTGCCTGTCACGGACTACAACTTTTTTCTGGTGATTCCTTATATACTGATTCTGGTGATGGCAGTATCGGGCATCAATGTATTTGTGACCCTCTTATCCGGCATTGTCTTTGCCGGTATTTCCGGTTTTTTTACGGTGGACAATTATCACCTTCTGGAGTTTTCAAAACAGATATACGGTGGCTTTACTTCCATGCAGGAAATTTTTCTCCTGTCCATGCTCATCGGCGGGCTCAGTGCTCTCATGAAAAAAGAGGGAGGGCTTGATTTTGTCAGTTCAAAGATTCAGGCAATGATCGGTGTTTTTTCCAAAAAAGGAAAAAGTACAAAAGCTTCCGAGCTTGGCATCGGGCTTATGGCGTTGCTGACCAATTTCTGTACGGCCAATAATACCGTATCCATTATTGTTACGGGAAGTGTTGCCAGAGATATTGCCGCTAATAATGATATCGAGCCCAAAAGATCCGCCGGTATTCTGGATATGTTTTCCTGTATTTGCCAGGGGCTGATTCCCTATGGTGCCCAGGTTCTTCTTGCCGCATCCATTTTCAAAATTTCGCCTGTGTTTATAACAGGCAATGTTTTTTACTGTATGGCTCTGGCGGTTTGCGCTGTGGCGGCTATTCTGCTCAGAAAAAATGAAAGCACACAGATGCGCCATGCCGTGAGTGAAGGGTAGCTTTCTGTCCGTTGACTTATCCTTCAAAGGGTTTGGCTGCTCATATTCCGTAGAGAATGGGCAGCCGAACCTTTTTTTATATGGAAGCATGGTCCAGTTTTTTTCAAAGAAGTCCGGATTGTCATTCGGCAGGGGTTTACGATCGGTTTCTGATAAGAAAAAAGTTATTTGTGGCCCTCTGCTCAGCTGTTTTCACTAAAAAAGAGCTCTGGTTCTTTCCGGTCTTTACAGGTGTCACTCAGCCGGATTGCTATATCTTTTATGGCTCCATGTTTCATAGTCCTTGCTTTTTCAGGGCAGATTTTAATGCAGGCGCAGCACAGGATGCATTTTTCTTTATCGCTTGCTGAATATGATTGTAAATCGATGGCACCAGCAGGGCATGCCTCCGCGCAAGCCCCACAGCCTGAACAGCTGTGGCTGATGTCGATAAAATCAACAGAAAGCAAAGGAGCAGGATGTTGGGAAGGAATTTTTCCGGGTACATGAATTTCAGGAAGTAGATCCAGATGTCTTGCGGAACGGAGTATTTCACTGATTCGGCGGCCAAAAGTTTCCGCGTGTTCCAAGTCTTTTGCATCGGGTCTGGACAGGGCGATCGGCGTGTCGGGGCCTGAAAAGGAGTGCTCTCCAATAAATGCCGCACAGGCCACGGGAATCCCCCCGTTTTGGATCATTCTGTCTTTGAGTTCACTCAGTGCATCTTCATAGGCACGGTTGCCGTAAACGACAACGCATACGGTGGGTGTCTGGTTGGCTTGGATGGTGTGCAGCCATGGGTTCAGCAGGGCCGGTACTCTTCCCACGTAGACCGGAACGGCAACAATCAGTACTTCATCTTTGGCTGTCAGCAAGTTCTGTTTCCGTGAATCCGGTTTTGTCATATCTATGAATTCACAGGTGGGGTGATGAATACCACGGACGATGGCCTGAACAAGAGCCTTTGTGGTTCCGGTAGGAGAAAAAAAGCAGGCTTTGACAGATTGAATTTTCATTGACTGTTTTCCTGTTGGATTGTGACAGCAGACATGGCAATGGGCTGGTTCCCGTAAGATGCCTTTTCCGTTTATGGTAAACGGTTTCCTCTCTATTGTATCTCCTGAAACCTGTTTCAGACTCAATGCCTTTTCGGATTTATTTTTAGCGGATATCGCTACTCTTCTGAAAGAGAACCTTGATTTTTGCCGTCTGGGTCGTGGATTGCCACCTTGCCGTCACAGGATGCTGAAGCATATTGGTTTGATCTGAAAGAATGGCTGGATAAAAGGCTTCGGAGGAAGCCTTTTATCGTTTGGGGGCAGGGTATTGCCGGATTGGGGTAATGGGAGAGGCAAAAGCCGGGTAAGCTCAGGAAAATGAAGCCGTAAGGAAACCAGCGACAGCCTCAAAGGATGGTACAATGAAAGATGAAACACCCCGTTATCTGACGGACATTCCCGGCGGTGCTTCCTGCCGGATGGCTTCTTCTCCGGAATATGACAGAGATTCCGGCCTTTTGCTGCGGTTTGCCGCTTTTGGCCTCATGCCAGGTGTGCCCGTGAAGGTGATTCGTAACAGCCTCTGGGGGCCGATGGTGGTACATGTGCGGGATACCTATCTGGCTCTGGGCCGAAAGCTGGCCCGTCAGCTGTGCGTGGTAGAGGAAAAGGAGGCAGAAGTTTCCGGGTCTCCGGCCGACACTTCTGACCCGGAGGCAGAGTGATGGTGGTTGCAACAGGACAGAAAAGAATTTCGGAAGAGATGGCTTTTCCCTGCATCCCAGAGCGCCAGCGGGTTGTGGCCGTGACAGGCCAGCCAAACACAGGCAAATCTACCCTGTTCAACCGGCTTACGGGAATGCGTCAGCGTGTGGGAAACTGGCCTGGCAAAACCGTGGATCGAAAGACCGGGAATGCCAAGCTGGGTACAACGGTGTACCGTATGGTGGATCTTCCCGGTGCATACAGTCTTACACCCGCCTCTGCGGAGGAGGCAATAACCAGAGACTACCTTCTTTCACGGGAAGCGGATGTGGTGGTTCTTGTGGCCAATGCGGCGGCCCTTGCCCGCACTCTCTATCTGGCAGCGGAGTTGATCCCTCTGGGTATTCCCATGGTGCTGGCCCTTAACATGATGGACGTGGCCGAAGCGGAAGGTCGTCCTGTGGACGCTAAAAAGCTGGAAAAGGTGATCGGTATTCCCGTGGTTCCCATGGCCGCATCCCGAAACCGTGGCGTACGGCAGTTGCTGGAGTGTATGGAGGTGTTGACAGATCAGCCCATGCTGTCGGAGCAGCCGGACAATCTGCCTCTGGTGGTAAAAACAGTGGAGCGGCTTATCGCTCCTTCCCTTGGTACCGTTCTGCCCCAGTGCTGGGCAGCCATTAAGCTTGTGGAAGGAGATAAAGAGATTCTGGAACGGGTGAAGGCTTTGTTGCCTGAAGCAGAAAGCCGCCGCCTGATGACGGTGCTGGAGACAGAGGAACATGGCCCGCTGGCTCTGGTGGAAGCCAGACGGAGATGGATTGACTGTGCCTGCGCCGCCGCCCTTCCCGATATCCGCGCCGCTGCAGACAGGACGCGGATGTGGGATGGCCTGCTGCTGCATCCCCTGTGGGGGCGGCTTGTGGCTTTTTTTTTCATTCCTCTTCTCATGGCTTCGGGCGTGGCTTTGGGAGCCATGACGGGCGGAACTCTGATCAAGGCGGCCCTGTTGCAGCTTCCGGCGCTTAAGGCGGCCTGGCCGGGGCTTCTGGGTAGCCTTGTGGCGGATGGTATTCTCATGGGCATCGGCTGGGTCGCCGCCCTTTCGGTTTTCATTGCGATTATTTATGCCATTTTTTTCTTTTTGGAGGATGTGGGGTATCTGGCCCGTATTTCTGTTCTGGCGGACGGACCGCTCCGACGTGTGGGAGCTTCCGGCAGGGCGGCCATACCCATGGTACTGGGCCTGATGTGCAATGCCGTGGCCGTGGCGGGAACAAGGGTAGTGGAAACCCGCAGGCAGCGGATGGTGACCAGCATCATGCTGCCTTTTTTCCCCTGTCTGGGGCAGACCATTGTGGCGGCTGTTTTTGTAATGGCTTTTTTCCCGCCCCGAACCGCCGGATGGATTGTATGCGGCCTTACTTTGGCCAATGTGGCGGTGGCCTTTCTCGCAGGAGGCGTTGCCAGCCGATTTATGGAAAAACGGGGCGAGGATGCCATGATCCTGGAGCTGCCCCTGTACCACCGTCCCCATTTTCCAACCATTCTGGCCAATCTGAAGGATCGGGTCCAGGCCTTTGTATCCCGCTCGGGAAAAGTGATTCTTGCCGCCATGATTCTGGTCTGGGCCCTGACATGGCTGCCCAACGGGGATATGGAAACGGGCTTTCTCTACCGTATCGGTCAGTATCTTGAGCCTGCCGGACAGATGATAGGGCTGGACTGGCGTTTTCTCGTGGCGCTGATGAGTTCGTTTATTGCCAAAGAAACCACCGTGGGAACCCTTTCCGTGCTGTTTGCCACGCCGGACGCTTCTCAGGGGGCTGTGTCGACAGCCATTGCGGGTTCCGTTTCTCCGGCAGGAGCTCTGGCCTTTGTGGTGGCTTCTCACTTTTTTATTCCCTGTGTGTCCACTGTGGGAATTTTTAAGGCGGAAACAGGTTCCTGGAAACTGACGGGCATTCTTGTAGCTGTCATGTTTGTGCTGGCTCTGGTACTGGCGGCGGCAGCTTTTCGTATAGGAGAGTTTTTTTTATGAGATTCCCTGCCATAAAAGACTTCACACCTTGATTTTATAAAACTTTATGGGTTTTCACGGAAAATGGATATCCGGTGAAAAGGTACCGGTGGATATGCAAAAATATGACTTTAGTCTCTGGAGCGCAGCAGCTCGCCGGGGGTAATCCCGAAGGTTTTTCGAAAAGCGGCAATAAAATGACTGACATTGGTGTAGCCCACATCCCAGGCAGCTTCGCTTACGTTACGTCCATGGTGTTCCATGAGGTTACGGGCTTCCTGCATACGATGGTACTGAAGATATCCGAAAACCGTGGTGCCGAAGACTTGCCGGAATCCTGCCTTAAGATGGCATTCGTTGAGCCCGGCCCTGCGGGAAAGCCGGGCGATGGTGGGAGGATTGGTCATTTCCCGTTCCAGAATACGGGCGGCTTTGGTGATGCGGTCGTGAATGCGGGGATCCGTCCTGCGGGTTTTCTGTTCTTTTGTGAGGGAGGCAAGGTGCAGGGAAAGAAGTTCAAGGGCTTTGGCTTCCAGATAGAGCCTGCGGATGTTTTCCCGGAAGGTGCAGGTGCTGATCTGATGGAGAACTGTGCGGATTTCCGGCGGAGTGGGCTGTTTGTGGAAGACGGATGACGGATTTCCACTGCAAAGAAGCGGAAGGATGTCCGGGTGATGTTTCAGTGTCTCGGAAGGCAGCCACCGGGAAAGGAACTGGGGTGTCACCTGAATGCCGATGGCGGTCTGACATTCTCCGGGCTTTACGGAAAAACCGCCGTGCAGATCCTGCATACGGCAGATGGTGCAGGTGCCCGCCTCTGTGACGCATTCCAGAGATCTGCCATCGGCAAGGTTGTAGCGGTGTTGGCGTGTGCCGGAGAGGTAGCAGCAGAAGCTTACCGGTGTGGCAGAAGATTCTACCCGAAAATCCATGGCATCTGAGGGCCGGAAGCTTGAAAAAGTGAGGGAAAGGCCGGGGCAGATGGCCAGAGCATGGGAACCCGTGCCTGCGAGGCGTAGGGAATCCGCATCTGTCACCGGCGTTTCTGTCAGTTGGAAGACAGGGGGAAGTTTCGATAGGGTTACCATGGGTACGTCTGGCATGGGGATCCTTTTAGTTTTTTTATGTGTAAAATTAAATTTGTTTAAGCTAAAAAATATGGTCTTTGCAAGATATGATTTGGGTCATCGCTGGTTTTTGCTTTTTTTATCCGTTCATGGATTCACTGCGCATTTATTTAACGAGCCTTTAGTGGTTCCGGCATCTGGAGGATACACATGGGAAATGCGGGCGCATGTATTCAGTGGAAGCCCGATGGGGAGACCCTTTGGGGCAGGGACTTCATTCTTGCTCCTGAATTTGGGGCAGGATGGATGAGCTGCCGGAATTTTGCATCGGGACTGAATCTTACGCTGGCGGACTTCTGTCTGCGCAGGCGGGCGCATTTTTCTCTTCATCTGGAAGAACGGGTGGTGGGGCTGAGTTGTTATCTTTCCGGTTCCGTTCACTGCCGTTTCCCAGCGTGGGAGGAGACCCTCACCCTCCGTGGTGGTGATGCCGGAATTTTTTGCCTTGCAGCACAGCAAGGGGAAGGTGCCGCGGATCCATGCCGAACGGTGCTGGCAGAGCTGCGGCTTTCCGACTTCTTTCTGTATCGTCTGGAAGGGGAGGCTAAAGCCGTTCTTACGGGTGGGGAGAAAGGCGTACGGGTGCTACCCATCTCCCCGGGGAGTGCTGTGATTGCGGGAGATCTTTTTTCCTGCCCGTACACCGGTGTGGCAAGGGAGTTCTTTTGGGAGGCCAAAGCTCTTGAGCTTCTTGCCCATACCCTTTCAGGGGCGGAAGCTACGGTTTCCGATGATCTTTTTGCCATGCGGGCGGCGAGGGATCGTCTGGTGCGGGAAATGGCAGATCCGCCGGATCTGCGGGAGCTGGCCCGGCAAGCCGGGCTTTCCCGCACCTGTTTTGCGGAACGCTTCCGGGAGCTTTTTGGCATGCCTCCTTTTGCCTATCTCCGGGAAAGGCGCATGGAGGCTGCCCGGGCTCTGCTGCTTTCAGGGAGCGTGAATGTTACAGAGGCGGCTTTGGCCGTGGGGTATGCCAGCCTCAGTCATTTTGCGAGGGCTTTTCGTGAACGCTTTGGTGTGCTGCCATCTTCTCTGTGATGCGGCGGGTATTTTCACTGTGCCGTGAGGGGTCCGGAGCGGACACCCATGGGATTTTTACGGACGCTCCCGTCTGTTATCCGGACGGAACCGGTAGCAGGTCCGATATTTTTTGGTTATCCGTATAAAGTACTCTCAGTCAAAAACTGTCTTGCAAAAGGAGCTTGGAATGGGAAGGATTTTGTACGGTATGGCGGCCGCCGTCATGGTAGTGATCATGGGGAGCCCATCGGCTTTGGCCCGTATCCTTGACAATGTGTACGAAGATGAAGGTCTTGTGGTCACGGCCCAGAAGCAGAGGGAACATATCCGGGAGGTGCCAGTGAGCATGGAGGTCTTTACCGGAGAGAGACTGGAAGAGGCGGAGATCCGCAACACGGCGGAGATGCTGCGGCATACGCCCAACCTTCATATGAAGGACTCCGGAGCGGATCATGTGATTGTCATCCGGGGCGTGTCGAGCTATCCCAACAGCCTGACCTCACCTGCTGGATACTATGTGGATGACATTGCCTACCCCCTTCAGGTGATGCACAACACGGATTTTTTCGATGTGGAGCGGGTGGAAGTGCTCCGTGGTCCTCAGGGAACCCTGTACGGCAAGAACTCGGAGTCCGGTCTGATCCATGTGATTACCCGTGCGCCGGATGACACCCTGCGGGGACGGCTGCGGCTGGGATACGGGAACTACAATACCTGGGAGGGTGGTGTTTCCGTGAGCGGTCCTGTGCTGCAGGACCGGCTCTATGCCGGTGTTCAGGTACTGGGCATCAAGTCAGACGGTTTTGTGGAAAATATGTACTCAGGTAATGACAAGTCCGGAAGCAGGGAGCGTGTCAGTGGACGGGTCAGATTGCGCTGGACTCCCAATGATGCATGGGAACTGGAGTACCTTGCCGATGCTCTGCATCACGATGATGGGAACGGTATTTTCCGGTTTTATGAAGCAGGAGATGCCGGAGATTTCACAACCCCTCCCCATACGATCAATCAGGACGTGGACAACCAGTACAAGGAGGAGACCGCCAGTACCCACAGCCTGAGGCTGAAGCATGCGGGGGAGTCGTTTGATATGACGCTTATTACGGGATTTCAGGAATACAAGATGGATTTTCTGGTGGATGCGTTTATTAAGCCCACCAATGACGGAACCTGGCTGTATTCCTACGGAAGCCGTCAGACCATGACGGAACTGCGACTGAGTTCTCCCGTAACGGCAGACCGTGTGAAGTGGCTGGTGGGAGTGTCCGCGTCCAGTGAGGAGCAGAAGGTCAACGCCGACGGGGGAGATCCCAGCGGAGAACGGTACTACTGGCGGCGGGTGGACATAGACATTGTTTCTCAGGCGATTTTCGGGCAGGCCACCTGGCGTTTTGCGGACCGCTGGTATCTCACAGGCGGGGGACGTTTTGACTTCCAGACGGCGAAGGGTGTTCTCAGCGACCGGAGCATCTATGCCTTTATGAATGCCGACACAACGGATGACCTTTCCAACCGGGAGTTTCTGCCCAAGGCCGCCCTGCGGTTTGCTGTGACGGATGATGTTTCCATTTATACCAGTGTGGCCAAGGGTTTCATGGCCGGAGGCATCAATGCCTGGGCCAATCTCGGTGTGCCTGATTCGGGGAGATACAGTCCCGAATACACCTGGAACTACGAAGTGGGCATGAAGGGTCGTTTTCTCGACCGCAGGCTGGATGTGGAGACAGCCCTTTTTTATATCGACATCA includes:
- a CDS encoding TonB-dependent receptor, with the translated sequence MGRILYGMAAAVMVVIMGSPSALARILDNVYEDEGLVVTAQKQREHIREVPVSMEVFTGERLEEAEIRNTAEMLRHTPNLHMKDSGADHVIVIRGVSSYPNSLTSPAGYYVDDIAYPLQVMHNTDFFDVERVEVLRGPQGTLYGKNSESGLIHVITRAPDDTLRGRLRLGYGNYNTWEGGVSVSGPVLQDRLYAGVQVLGIKSDGFVENMYSGNDKSGSRERVSGRVRLRWTPNDAWELEYLADALHHDDGNGIFRFYEAGDAGDFTTPPHTINQDVDNQYKEETASTHSLRLKHAGESFDMTLITGFQEYKMDFLVDAFIKPTNDGTWLYSYGSRQTMTELRLSSPVTADRVKWLVGVSASSEEQKVNADGGDPSGERYYWRRVDIDIVSQAIFGQATWRFADRWYLTGGGRFDFQTAKGVLSDRSIYAFMNADTTDDLSNREFLPKAALRFAVTDDVSIYTSVAKGFMAGGINAWANLGVPDSGRYSPEYTWNYEVGMKGRFLDRRLDVETALFYIDIKDKQVSDTNKDMQTYIRNAASATSWGGELSFTARILPGFDVFGGMGVTQSEIEKWKTYEQDSGGNVVALDYSGKKLQNVPEYTVCLGAQYRHASGLMARVDVHGVGEFYGDPKNSTRQEAYRLLNAKIGYETEAWDISLWGKNLTDETYATYIAPYKGAAGELVGNSAKDGDPLTFGVTVNLRY